A window of the Planococcus citri chromosome 4, ihPlaCitr1.1, whole genome shotgun sequence genome harbors these coding sequences:
- the LOC135843939 gene encoding gustatory and odorant receptor 24-like: MKVCTKNEYYETLKPLLFILKIFGILPFVLNNKDTKCRKFATLVINVFSMIVYSIASVSSIIFIGNNVIYLMKHFNFVHFVQSSTEITLRIYVLMIPFAMWNKSCLFTEYYDGWKSVQNDLETISGIPYKCLVKRRIRWIAYCLSISMIMFPATYYFVDRKISISHRISMFLVGTISTVTLGYWYSNCVFTRHVIQIIQKHIEKAMKEEVKKEKLQKLVDVWIHVCDLIDRFNSIHSIIFLTQTVAGVTNGISNLYSAILSLISRRNENIIAGDLISFMIGVSITYMYCESANTVYDQLVHRIQRSLLTKNTSKMPLNCLKTLRSFLNTIEVRNPKIELSGVLKIDRSTFIVMLGAGVNYLIILTQFGTLYIQQLQLKNNF; the protein is encoded by the exons ATGAAAGTATGtacgaaaaatgaatattatgaAACCTTAAAGCCCTTACTATTCATTCTTAAAATATTTGGTATTTTACCATTTGTTCTAAACAATAAAG ATACAAAATGCAGAAAATTCGCCACTTTGGTAATAAATGTGTTTTCGATGATCGTATACTCGATTGCCAGCGTCAGCAGTATAATATTTATAGGTAATAATGTGATATATTTAATGAAGCATTtcaatttcgttcattttgtcCAAAGTAGCACCGAGATAACGCTGAGAATATACGTTTTGATGATACCTTTCGCAATGTGGAATAAGTCGTGTCTTTTTACCGAGTATTACGATGGATGGAAATCTGTACAA AACGATTTAGAAACAATCAGCGGTATACCGTACAAATGTTTGGTGAAAAGAAGAATTCGATGGATTGCATATTGTCTTTCAATCTCGATGATTATGTTCCCTGCGACATACTATTTTGTAGACAGAAAGATAAGCATATCACACAGAATATCCATGTTTTTGGTAGGAACCATATCAACCGTTACATTAGGTTATTGGTACAGTAATTGTGTTTTCACTCGACACGTCATTCAAATCATTCAGAAGCACATCGAG AAAGCTATGAAAgaagaagtgaaaaaagaaaaattacaaaagctCGTCGATGTGTGGATACACGTATGCGATTTGATAGACCGTTTCAATTCTATCCATTCGATTATATTCTTGACTCAAACCGTAGCAGGTGTTACAAATGGGATTAGCAATCTTTATTCGGCTATTTTATCGCTCATTTCacgaagaaatgaaaacatcATAGCGGGAGATTTGATTAGTTTCATGATAGGTGTGTCAATCACTTATATGTATTGTGAGAGCGCCAACACTGTTTATGATCAG CTTGTACATCGGATACAAAGATCACTGCTCactaaaaatacatcaaagatGCCACTAAATTGTTTAAAAACA ctTCGTTCTTTCTTGAATACGATTGAAGTGAGAAATCCGAAAATAGAATTAAGTGGAGTGCTAAAAATTGATCGATCCACGTTCATAGTT ATGCTGGGAGCTGGTGTAAATtatctgataattttgacacaATTTGGCACTTTATACATCCAGCAATTAcagctgaaaaataatttttag
- the LOC135844431 gene encoding uncharacterized protein LOC135844431: protein MKASLFCIVFSLTVIANAYAGNTVSVNSGATSQAQVVQAQPGNNNFDPSMGDLTDTINALIYGCSNYLPMVDAYMKSQNDNPNFLSGETDVITLQVSVDSTFNACKNILNVIAAYQLVISDYKP from the exons ATGAAGGCTAGTTTATTTTGCATCGTTTTCTCTCTGACG GTGATTGCCAATGCATACGCCGGTAATACTGTCAGTGTCAATAGTGGTGCTACAAGTCAAGCTCAAGTCGTCCAAGCGCAACctggaaataataattttgatccTTCGATGGGTGATCTTACCGATACAATCAACGCCTTGATTTACGGATGCAGTAATTATTTGCCGATGGTTGACGCGTACATGAAATCTCAGAACGATAATCCCAATTTCCTGTCGGGTGAAACGGATGTTATTACTTTGCAAGTCTCGGTTGATTCCACTTTCAACGCGTGTAAAAATATATTGAACGTTATTGCTGCTTATCAGCTCGTCATTAGTGATTATAAGCCGTAG